A part of Nocardioides sp. WS12 genomic DNA contains:
- a CDS encoding NADP-dependent oxidoreductase, whose translation MKAFVVEKYGKDGLRAVDVPEPQVGPRDVLIRVRAASINPLDKMVRNGEFKQLLKYKTPFALGHDLAGVVARVGADVRSFAVGDEVYARPRDLRIGAFAESIAVDQDDVALKPASLTMEEAAAVPLVALAAWQALVDVADVQPGQKVLVHAGAGGLGSTVIQVARHLGAHVATTARGDEADRLRALGADEVIDYTTTDFADVLSGYDVVLDSLGGENLTKSLTVLKPGGLAISVVGPPDPAFASQLGQPLLKPVMAVLGRKVRAQARKLGVRYSFFFMRADGAQLAALATLYDAGVLKPVLDRTFPFDRTLDAMAYVEQGKANGKIVVTLEETA comes from the coding sequence ATGAAGGCATTCGTCGTCGAGAAGTACGGCAAGGACGGCCTCCGCGCGGTCGACGTACCCGAACCCCAAGTGGGTCCGCGTGACGTCCTGATCCGGGTTCGCGCCGCGAGCATCAACCCGCTGGACAAGATGGTCCGCAACGGCGAGTTCAAACAGTTGCTCAAGTACAAGACGCCGTTCGCGCTCGGCCACGACCTGGCGGGCGTGGTGGCCCGGGTCGGCGCTGACGTCCGGTCGTTCGCGGTCGGCGACGAGGTCTACGCACGCCCACGCGACCTGCGCATTGGCGCCTTCGCCGAGTCCATCGCGGTCGACCAGGACGACGTCGCCCTCAAGCCGGCCAGCCTCACCATGGAGGAGGCAGCCGCCGTACCGCTCGTGGCGCTCGCCGCGTGGCAGGCGCTGGTCGACGTGGCCGACGTGCAGCCCGGACAGAAGGTTCTCGTCCATGCCGGCGCGGGTGGCCTGGGCTCGACGGTCATCCAGGTCGCGCGGCACCTCGGCGCGCACGTCGCCACCACTGCTCGTGGGGACGAGGCCGACCGGCTCCGAGCCCTCGGTGCCGACGAGGTCATCGACTACACGACGACCGACTTCGCTGACGTCCTCTCCGGATACGACGTCGTCCTTGACTCGCTCGGCGGCGAGAACCTGACGAAGTCCCTCACGGTGCTCAAGCCTGGGGGCCTGGCGATCAGCGTGGTCGGTCCTCCCGACCCGGCCTTCGCGTCACAACTCGGCCAGCCGTTGCTGAAGCCGGTCATGGCGGTGCTGGGTCGCAAGGTCCGCGCGCAGGCCCGGAAGCTCGGTGTCCGGTATTCGTTCTTCTTCATGCGGGCCGACGGCGCCCAACTCGCAGCCCTGGCCACGCTGTACGACGCCGGGGTGCTCAAGCCCGTGCTCGACCGCACCTTCCCGTTCGACCGCACCCTCGATGCGATGGCCTACGTCGAGCAGGGCAAGGCCAACGGCAAGATCGTCGTCACGCTCGAGGAAACCGCATGA
- a CDS encoding alpha/beta hydrolase: MIETQSGRTALAAPTRRIQAAGTHFAYRDHGPTSGIPVVFLHHFTAVIDDWDPRVIDGIAADRRVITFDNRGIGGSGGRTPATVEAMADDAIAFLRALDLGPVDLMGFSLGGFVAQAIIEREPALVRRLVLTGTGPAGGAGVGEFNRRMASDTLRGALTLRDPKPLLFFTRTPNGKAAADAYMARISERTDDRVRRTTIRNVAAQITAIHRWGAREPMDLTVVEHPVLVANGEDDRMVPTRSSFDLAHDLPNATLRIYPDAGHGGVFQHHDRFVADVLAFLR; encoded by the coding sequence ATGATCGAGACACAGTCGGGTCGCACGGCCCTCGCCGCGCCCACCCGGCGGATCCAGGCAGCCGGCACCCACTTCGCCTACCGCGACCACGGCCCCACCTCGGGCATCCCGGTCGTGTTCCTACACCACTTCACCGCGGTGATCGATGACTGGGACCCGCGCGTCATCGACGGCATCGCAGCCGACCGACGCGTGATCACCTTCGACAACCGGGGCATTGGTGGCTCGGGCGGACGGACGCCGGCCACCGTCGAGGCCATGGCTGACGACGCAATCGCGTTCCTGCGCGCCCTCGATCTCGGCCCTGTCGACCTGATGGGCTTCTCGCTCGGCGGCTTCGTCGCACAGGCCATCATCGAGCGTGAGCCCGCGCTGGTCCGTCGCCTGGTCCTGACCGGTACCGGCCCGGCAGGCGGAGCGGGCGTCGGTGAGTTCAACAGGCGGATGGCCAGCGACACCCTGCGTGGAGCGCTCACGTTGAGAGACCCCAAGCCGCTGCTCTTCTTCACCCGCACGCCGAACGGCAAGGCGGCCGCAGATGCCTACATGGCTCGGATCAGTGAACGCACCGACGACCGCGTCCGTCGTACGACGATCCGCAACGTCGCCGCGCAGATCACAGCAATCCACCGCTGGGGCGCCCGCGAACCCATGGACCTGACGGTGGTGGAGCATCCCGTGCTTGTCGCGAACGGTGAGGACGACCGGATGGTGCCGACGCGCAGCTCGTTCGACCTGGCGCACGACCTGCCGAATGCAACGCTGCGGATCTACCCCGACGCCGGTCACGGCGGTGTGTTCCAGCACCACGACCGGTTCGTCGCGGACGTGCTGGCGTTCCTGCGCTGA
- a CDS encoding SDR family oxidoreductase, which produces MPSLKEAVVLVTGANGGIGTEFVHDALARGATKVYATARTPRTWDDERIVPLTLDVNDAASVAAVVAAASDVTVLVNNAGSLPASASILELTEAELRDGMETNFFGPVLMAKAFAPVLTAHATSVIVDVHSVASWYAFGGVYSASKAALWSATNSIRLELAPQGVHVVGVHMGYVDTAMAEHADGPKMEPADLVHAVYAAIEAGEYEVIADEVTAGVKAALSQPVEALYPELRG; this is translated from the coding sequence ATGCCCTCACTCAAGGAAGCCGTCGTCCTCGTCACCGGAGCCAACGGCGGCATCGGAACCGAGTTCGTCCACGACGCCCTGGCCCGCGGCGCCACCAAGGTCTACGCAACGGCCCGCACGCCCCGCACCTGGGACGACGAACGCATCGTGCCGCTGACCCTCGACGTCAACGATGCCGCCTCGGTGGCCGCGGTCGTCGCGGCGGCCAGCGACGTCACGGTGCTCGTGAACAACGCCGGCTCCCTCCCCGCCAGCGCCAGCATCCTCGAACTCACCGAGGCCGAGTTGCGCGACGGCATGGAGACCAACTTCTTCGGGCCGGTCCTCATGGCCAAGGCGTTCGCTCCGGTGCTCACCGCGCACGCGACGTCGGTGATCGTCGACGTGCACTCGGTCGCGAGCTGGTACGCCTTCGGCGGCGTCTACAGCGCGTCCAAGGCAGCCCTCTGGTCGGCCACCAACTCGATCCGCCTCGAGCTGGCGCCCCAGGGCGTCCACGTGGTCGGAGTCCACATGGGCTACGTCGACACGGCGATGGCCGAGCACGCGGACGGCCCGAAGATGGAGCCGGCCGACCTCGTCCATGCCGTGTACGCGGCCATCGAGGCCGGCGAGTACGAGGTCATCGCCGACGAGGTGACCGCCGGAGTCAAGGCCGCACTGAGCCAGCCCGTCGAGGCGCTCTACCCCGAGCTGCGCGGCTGA
- a CDS encoding TetR/AcrR family transcriptional regulator, with amino-acid sequence MARYGREHKEATRQRIVESAGNRFKQSGVDASGIATLMAEVGLTNGAFYAHFESKDDLVATVVAEQVRAQVERIAALPAGRAGVEEFIRDYLSVEHRDNPASGCPSAALLDEIARFTDATRQGYTDGAGAIIDEIATRLSPRNPAGARARSIGLFTLLVGTLQLSRAVADQELSLEVLASGIENARAFLR; translated from the coding sequence ATGGCGCGCTACGGCAGGGAACACAAGGAAGCGACGCGGCAACGCATCGTCGAATCGGCGGGCAATCGCTTCAAGCAGAGCGGCGTCGACGCCTCGGGCATCGCCACCCTCATGGCCGAGGTCGGGCTGACGAATGGCGCGTTCTATGCGCACTTCGAATCCAAGGACGACCTCGTTGCGACCGTCGTCGCCGAGCAGGTGCGCGCCCAGGTGGAGCGGATCGCCGCCCTTCCTGCCGGCCGGGCCGGTGTCGAGGAATTCATCCGTGACTACCTGTCGGTGGAGCACCGCGACAACCCGGCGAGCGGCTGCCCCTCGGCTGCCCTGCTCGACGAGATCGCCCGGTTCACCGATGCCACCCGGCAGGGCTACACCGACGGCGCCGGCGCCATCATCGACGAGATCGCGACCCGGTTGTCGCCACGGAATCCGGCGGGAGCGCGCGCCCGGTCCATCGGCCTGTTCACGCTGTTGGTCGGCACCCTCCAGTTGTCGCGCGCCGTGGCGGACCAGGAGCTCTCGCTCGAGGTCCTGGCGTCCGGGATCGAGAACGCCCGCGCCTTCCTGCGCTGA
- a CDS encoding NADH:flavin oxidoreductase/NADH oxidase family protein codes for MSPLSEPLDLPCGVRLPNRIAKAALSEALGDAGNSPDERLVTLYRRWAQGGYGLLITGNIMVDRNHLGEPGNVVIEDDRALAQLTEWTKAAHDGGAAIFAQLNHPGRQSNLLAVGHTPVAPSPVALAMPGAATPRELTAAEIEDIIDRFATSAAVCEEAGFDGVQLHAAHGYLITQFLSPLTNLRTDEWGGTPERRMRFLIEVVRRVRQRVSPGFAVSVKLNSADFQRGGFTEADSRAVVAALASESVDLIEVSGGNYESPAMGGSAASSTRAREAYFLEYARSVRGEAGAVPIAVTGGFRTRSAMEEAVNAGDCDLVGMARPTVTTTDAAHGILDGSTSVLETHEIQAGMRKLLGRVTDVQALDGFLNISWNVDQLHRLARGLEPDLDRGALATAVAMVRRNGRVSFRPKRGVA; via the coding sequence ATGTCCCCGCTCAGCGAACCCCTTGATCTCCCGTGCGGCGTACGGCTGCCGAATCGCATTGCAAAGGCGGCGCTGAGCGAGGCGCTGGGCGATGCCGGGAACTCGCCCGACGAGCGGCTCGTCACGTTGTACCGCCGGTGGGCCCAGGGCGGCTACGGGCTGCTGATCACCGGCAACATCATGGTGGATCGCAACCATCTCGGAGAGCCGGGCAATGTGGTGATCGAGGACGATCGTGCGCTCGCCCAGCTCACCGAATGGACCAAGGCGGCTCACGATGGCGGCGCGGCGATCTTCGCCCAGCTCAACCACCCCGGTCGGCAGTCCAACCTGCTCGCTGTCGGCCATACGCCGGTCGCTCCCAGTCCGGTGGCGCTCGCCATGCCCGGTGCCGCGACACCGCGCGAGCTCACCGCCGCCGAGATCGAGGACATCATCGACCGGTTCGCGACGTCCGCCGCGGTCTGCGAAGAGGCCGGATTCGACGGCGTCCAGCTCCACGCCGCCCACGGCTACCTGATCACCCAATTCCTCTCGCCGCTGACCAACCTGCGCACCGACGAATGGGGCGGCACGCCGGAGCGGCGGATGCGCTTCCTGATCGAGGTCGTCCGACGCGTCCGGCAGCGAGTGAGCCCCGGGTTCGCCGTCTCCGTGAAGCTGAACTCGGCGGACTTCCAGCGAGGTGGCTTCACCGAGGCGGACTCGCGGGCCGTCGTGGCCGCACTCGCCAGCGAGTCCGTGGACCTGATCGAGGTTTCCGGCGGCAACTACGAGTCGCCGGCGATGGGTGGCTCCGCCGCCTCCTCGACCAGGGCACGCGAGGCCTACTTCCTGGAGTACGCGCGGTCGGTTCGCGGCGAAGCCGGTGCCGTGCCGATCGCCGTGACGGGCGGGTTCCGGACCCGGTCCGCCATGGAGGAGGCGGTCAACGCAGGCGACTGCGATCTCGTGGGCATGGCGCGACCCACCGTGACCACCACCGACGCGGCTCACGGGATCCTGGACGGAAGTACATCGGTGCTGGAGACCCACGAGATCCAGGCCGGCATGCGGAAGCTTCTCGGCCGCGTCACCGATGTGCAGGCGCTCGACGGGTTCCTGAACATCAGCTGGAACGTCGACCAGTTGCACCGACTCGCGCGCGGCCTCGAGCCCGATCTGGACCGCGGCGCACTGGCCACGGCCGTGGCGATGGTACGACGCAACGGCCGGGTGTCGTTCCGCCCGAAGCGCGGCGTCGCGTGA
- a CDS encoding SDR family NAD(P)-dependent oxidoreductase — translation MTRESRTSYDLTDRVVLITGGNGGIGAATGRELLRRGARLVVADIDATTPEKAAALGADRVLGCVADVRSRSSLDDVVAQAVDRFGRVDIVMANAGLLAKAATLRNTPTSDVEATLAVNVTGVVNTVAAGIEQVIENQGQIVLISSVFAFINGMGTIPYAMSKAAVEQLGRGLRLELADHDVSVLTAYFSLVDTEMIKHGVDEDDVVLELLSTLPKPMLKRVTPASAATVLADGLERRSVRVIHPSVWRPVSALRGLLGPSLDARFAGDRRILDVLARLDARGAAVPAPVPAASSRRKKS, via the coding sequence GTGACCCGCGAGTCCCGTACGTCGTACGACCTCACCGACAGGGTCGTGCTCATCACCGGCGGCAACGGCGGCATCGGTGCGGCGACCGGGCGCGAACTGCTCCGCCGTGGCGCGCGGCTCGTGGTCGCTGACATCGACGCCACGACGCCTGAGAAGGCGGCGGCGCTGGGTGCGGACCGGGTGCTCGGCTGCGTCGCCGACGTCCGGAGCCGGTCCTCCCTCGACGACGTCGTGGCCCAGGCGGTGGACCGCTTCGGCCGCGTCGACATCGTGATGGCCAACGCCGGGCTGCTGGCCAAGGCGGCAACCCTGCGCAACACGCCGACCAGTGACGTCGAGGCGACGCTGGCGGTCAACGTGACCGGTGTCGTCAACACGGTCGCGGCCGGGATCGAGCAGGTGATCGAGAACCAGGGGCAGATCGTCCTGATCAGCTCGGTCTTCGCGTTCATCAACGGCATGGGGACCATCCCCTACGCGATGAGCAAGGCAGCCGTCGAACAGCTCGGCCGAGGGCTCCGACTCGAACTCGCCGACCACGACGTCTCCGTGCTGACGGCCTACTTCTCGCTCGTCGACACCGAGATGATCAAGCACGGCGTCGACGAGGACGACGTGGTCCTCGAACTTCTTTCGACCCTGCCGAAGCCGATGCTCAAGCGGGTCACTCCTGCGTCCGCCGCGACGGTGCTCGCCGACGGGCTCGAGCGACGCTCGGTCCGGGTCATCCACCCGAGCGTGTGGCGACCGGTCTCGGCGTTGCGAGGCCTCCTCGGCCCGAGTCTCGATGCGCGATTCGCCGGCGACCGCCGCATCCTCGACGTCCTCGCTCGCCTCGACGCACGTGGCGCTGCAGTTCCCGCACCCGTTCCCGCAGCATCCTCACGAAGGAAGAAGTCATGA